The genomic DNA CCTCAGCCATCATCGGCCTGTTTCCGCGCCACATGCACCACATCCCCCTGTGGCACAAGGCGCTCGACCGGGCCGGACTGACCTGCGCCCTGCGCTCCGGCCTGACCGACCCGGCTGCGCCCGGCACCGTGGTGCTCTGGGACACGTTCGGCGAGCTGGTCCCGGCCTACGGCCTTGCCAAGGCGGCCTTTGTGGGCGGCTCCCTCGCGCCGGTGGGCGGGCAGAATTTCCTGGAGCCCATCACCTGCGGCGTGACCCCGGTCATCGGGCCGCACTGGAAGAACTTCGCCTGGGTCGGCAGTGAGATATTCGACACCGGGCTGGCCGTGCGGGCAGCCGGTCGGGCCGCCGCCCTGGCCGCCCTGCTCCGGCTCCTTGACGAAACGCCCCGGCGTGCCGATGTATCGGCCAGGGGCCAGGCCTACATCGCGGACCGCCAGGGCGGCGCGATGGCCGTGCGCAAACAGGTTGCCGATTTTCTCAATAAGGATTAACAACCCTCTGCACGAGACGAGATGAGCATATTCCCCGAGTGTCACGGAATCATCCCGGCGAGGTACGAATCCTCCCGGTTTCCGGGCAAGCCCCTGGTCGAGATCAAGGGCAGGCCCATGTTCTGGCACGTCCACAACCGGGCCAGCCGCTGCCCGCAGCTTGGCAGCGTCACCCTGGCCACGGACGATGCGCGCATCTTTGACGCCGCCCGCAGGCTCGATGTGCCGGTGGTCATGACCGGCAGCCACCACCAGAGCGGCACGGACCGGGTGCTGGAGGCCGCGCAGCTGCTCGGCATCGCGCCCGATGCCGTGGTGGTCAACATCCAGGGCGACGAGCCCTGCCTTGAGCCGGAGATGCTGACCGAACTGTTGACCCCGTTCAGGTCGCCCGGAGTGCGCGTGGCCACGCTGGCCACACCCATCGGCCCGGACAAGGCGGGATCGCCGGACCGCGTCAAGGTGGTCCGGGCGCGCAATGGCCGGGCGCTCTATTTCTCGCGCGCCGTGGTCCCCTATGACCGGGACGCCGCGCCCGGAGGCTATCTGCTCCATATCGGACTGTACGCCTTTCGCATGGAGGCCCTACGACGATTCGGGCAGCTTGAGCCTAGCCCGCTCGAACTGCGGGAAAAACTCGAACAGCTCCGCCTGCTCGAAGACGGCATGGACATTTACGTGACCGAGACGAGGCACGCCTGCCACGGGGTGGACAGGCCCGACGACCTCGAAATAGTGAAGCATATTCTGGAGAACGACTGATGAAAGCAATCCTGGCCCTTGAAGACGGCACCATATTCAGGGGAACGAGTTTCACCGGCCAAGGCGAGGCCAGCGGCGAGGTCATCTTCAACACCGGCATGACCGGCTATCAGGAGATCCTGACCGACCCCTCCTACACCGGGCAGATGGTCGTCATGACCTACCCGCTCATCGGCAACTACGGCGTCAACCCCGACGACGTGGAGTCCAGCAAGGTCCAGGCGGCGGGATTCATCGTCAAGGAGTGCTGCAAGAAGCCGAGCAACTGGCGCGCCACCATGTCGCTGCCTGAGTACCTGGCCCAGGCCGGAGTCATGGGCATCGAGGGCATAGACACCCGCGCCCTGACCCGCCACCTGCGCATCCACGGCGCCCAGCGGGGCTTCATGGCCACCGGCGACGCCAAGCCCGACGAGCTGGTGGACCGGGCCAGAGCCATCGAAAGCATGGAAGGACTCAATCTGGCCGACCGCGTCTCCTGCGACAAGCCCTACACCTGGGACGGCAAAGGCCCGGTCTTTATCGACAATCTCACTGATTTTTCCTGGGCGGGCACCGGCCCGAAACTCGTGGTCTACGACTTCGGCATCAAATGGAACATCCTGCGGCTGCTGGCCGGGCAGGGGTTCGACATGCTGATGGTCCCCTCCTGCTTCAGCGCGGCCCAGGTGCGCGATCTGGGCCCGGACGCGGTGTTCCTGTCCAACGGCCCCGGCGA from Pseudodesulfovibrio aespoeensis Aspo-2 includes the following:
- the carA gene encoding glutamine-hydrolyzing carbamoyl-phosphate synthase small subunit, which produces MKAILALEDGTIFRGTSFTGQGEASGEVIFNTGMTGYQEILTDPSYTGQMVVMTYPLIGNYGVNPDDVESSKVQAAGFIVKECCKKPSNWRATMSLPEYLAQAGVMGIEGIDTRALTRHLRIHGAQRGFMATGDAKPDELVDRARAIESMEGLNLADRVSCDKPYTWDGKGPVFIDNLTDFSWAGTGPKLVVYDFGIKWNILRLLAGQGFDMLMVPSCFSAAQVRDLGPDAVFLSNGPGDPAAVSSAVEATRDLATDLPLAGICLGHQILGLAMGGKTFKLKFGHHGCNHPVMDLHTEKIEISSQNHGFCVDIKGLNFLEATHMNLNDRTLEGFRHRDKPLLAIQHHPEAGPGPHDSRYFFARFRDMVRDSTGK
- the kdsB gene encoding 3-deoxy-manno-octulosonate cytidylyltransferase; amino-acid sequence: MSIFPECHGIIPARYESSRFPGKPLVEIKGRPMFWHVHNRASRCPQLGSVTLATDDARIFDAARRLDVPVVMTGSHHQSGTDRVLEAAQLLGIAPDAVVVNIQGDEPCLEPEMLTELLTPFRSPGVRVATLATPIGPDKAGSPDRVKVVRARNGRALYFSRAVVPYDRDAAPGGYLLHIGLYAFRMEALRRFGQLEPSPLELREKLEQLRLLEDGMDIYVTETRHACHGVDRPDDLEIVKHILEND